A single window of Martelella sp. NC20 DNA harbors:
- the cysQ gene encoding 3'(2'),5'-bisphosphate nucleotidase CysQ translates to MADMQQVFLDAALEAGRAIMSIYENGIDVSYKDDHSPVTAADEQAEAIILAHLARAFPDIPVIAEESVAAGVVPDITGKPFFLVDPLDGTKEFINRREDFTVNIALVENGVPVAGIVYAPAKGVAYRTTAEGAEKLIVADGAVVRSEAIRCRSRGEVLTAVASRSHNSPETEDFMRKIGVSDFTSVGSSLKFCLLAEGVADVYPRFGRTMEWDTAAGDAVLRAAGGATECADSTIFVYGKTRQDTDSDFANPPFIGWADRLSRP, encoded by the coding sequence ATGGCCGATATGCAGCAGGTCTTTCTTGATGCGGCGCTTGAAGCCGGCAGGGCGATCATGTCGATCTACGAGAACGGCATAGACGTGTCCTACAAGGACGATCACTCGCCGGTGACGGCAGCCGATGAGCAGGCCGAGGCGATCATTCTCGCCCATCTCGCCCGGGCGTTTCCCGACATTCCGGTGATCGCCGAGGAGAGCGTCGCCGCCGGCGTGGTTCCCGATATCACCGGCAAACCCTTCTTCCTGGTCGATCCGCTCGACGGGACAAAGGAGTTCATCAACAGGCGCGAGGACTTCACGGTCAATATCGCGCTTGTCGAAAACGGCGTGCCGGTCGCCGGCATCGTCTATGCGCCGGCCAAGGGCGTGGCTTACCGCACGACAGCCGAAGGCGCAGAAAAACTGATTGTTGCGGATGGTGCCGTGGTGCGATCCGAAGCGATCAGATGCCGCTCCAGAGGCGAGGTTCTGACCGCGGTTGCCAGCCGGTCGCACAACAGTCCGGAGACCGAGGATTTCATGCGGAAGATCGGGGTCTCCGATTTCACCTCCGTGGGCTCGTCGCTGAAATTCTGCCTTCTCGCAGAAGGCGTTGCCGACGTCTATCCACGTTTCGGGCGGACAATGGAGTGGGATACCGCCGCCGGCGATGCAGTGCTGCGCGCCGCCGGAGGCGCCACCGAATGTGCGGACAGCACGATCTTCGTGTATGGCAAGACCAGACAGGATACCGACAGCGATTTTGCCAA
- the cysD gene encoding sulfate adenylyltransferase subunit CysD, whose amino-acid sequence MALTHLQRLEAESIHIFREVAASFSRPVMLYSIGKDSSVMMHLAMKAFYPAKPPFPFLHVDTTWKFQAMYDFRRQMAEDLGIDLLVHVNPDGVEGGINPFDHGSNTHTHIWKTVGLRQALDKYGFDAAFGGARRDEEKSRAKERIFSFRNAQHAWDPKNQRPEMWKTYNTRVGKGESIRVFPLSNWTELDIWQYIMKENIPIVPLYFAAKRPVVERDGALIMVDDARMPIGPDEAVTERMVRFRTLGCYPLTGAVESDASDLQAIVREMLTARTSERQGRMIDKDEAGSMEKKKREGYF is encoded by the coding sequence ATGGCTCTTACCCATTTGCAGAGACTGGAGGCGGAATCGATTCACATCTTCCGCGAGGTCGCCGCAAGCTTTTCCAGACCGGTGATGCTGTATTCGATCGGCAAGGATTCGTCGGTGATGATGCATCTGGCGATGAAGGCGTTCTATCCGGCAAAGCCGCCGTTTCCGTTCCTCCATGTCGACACGACCTGGAAGTTCCAGGCGATGTATGACTTTCGGCGGCAGATGGCGGAGGATCTGGGCATCGACCTTCTGGTCCACGTCAATCCGGATGGGGTTGAGGGCGGCATCAATCCCTTCGATCACGGCTCCAACACCCATACCCATATCTGGAAGACGGTCGGTCTCAGACAGGCGCTCGACAAATACGGCTTCGACGCCGCTTTCGGCGGCGCGCGGCGCGACGAGGAGAAATCGCGCGCCAAGGAGCGGATATTCTCGTTCCGCAATGCGCAACATGCCTGGGACCCGAAGAACCAGCGTCCGGAAATGTGGAAGACCTACAATACCCGCGTCGGCAAGGGTGAATCGATCCGGGTTTTCCCGCTGTCGAACTGGACCGAACTCGACATCTGGCAATATATCATGAAGGAGAATATCCCGATCGTGCCGCTCTATTTTGCGGCGAAACGCCCGGTGGTCGAGCGCGACGGCGCGCTGATCATGGTCGATGACGCGCGCATGCCGATCGGCCCGGACGAGGCCGTGACGGAGAGGATGGTCCGTTTCCGCACGCTCGGATGCTATCCGCTGACGGGCGCCGTGGAATCGGATGCCAGCGACTTGCAGGCGATCGTGCGCGAGATGCTGACGGCCAGAACCTCGGAACGTCAGGGCCGCATGATCGACAAGGACGAAGCCGGCTCGATGGAGAAGAAGAAGCGCGAGGGGTATTTCTGA
- the nodQ gene encoding bifunctional sulfate adenylyltransferase/adenylyl-sulfate kinase NodQ yields the protein MVEDFSGDMIAYLAEQEKKSLLRFLTCGSVDDGKSTLIGRLLYDTKLIFEDQLASLERDSARHGTTGEDIDFALLVDGLESEREQGITIDVAYRFFATAKRKFIVADTPGHEEYTRNMATGASTADLAIVLVDSRQGILPQTRRHSFIASLLGIRHIVVAINKIDLMDYSQEVYDNIVADYLEFAKDLGFETIVPIPISARYGDNVTLPSQNMPWYQGPALLDHLETVPVASDLAEKPFRMPVQLVVRPNLNFRGFAGQIASGRVAVGDRVTVAKSGKSSTIRQIATMDGDLDSAEAGQAVTLALDDEIEVSRGNILVAPDGRPDVADQFQAKIIWFDAEAMIPGRSYILRTEADQTPATITALKYQVNINTFAHEAAKALHMNEVGVCNISTQAPIVFDAYADNRATGNFVIIDRISNKTVGAGMIDFALRRAQNVHWQAVEVNKKAHADLKAQTPAVLWFTGLSGSGKSTVANALEKILHAKGKHTYLLDGDNVRHGLNRDLGFTAEDRVENIRRVAEVARLMADAGLVVLVSFISPFRSERRFAREMMDDGEFIEIFIDTPIEVCAERDPKGLYRKAQAGEIANFTGISSPYEAPENAELHLHTVGHDPFELASRIEEFLTNRETGE from the coding sequence ATGGTCGAGGATTTCTCCGGCGACATGATCGCCTATCTCGCCGAGCAGGAAAAGAAATCGCTGCTGCGGTTTCTGACCTGCGGCTCTGTCGATGACGGCAAGTCGACCCTGATCGGCCGGCTGCTTTACGATACCAAGCTGATCTTCGAGGACCAGCTCGCCTCGCTCGAACGCGACAGCGCCCGGCACGGCACCACCGGCGAGGACATCGACTTCGCGCTGCTGGTGGACGGGCTGGAGTCCGAGCGCGAGCAGGGCATCACCATCGATGTCGCCTATCGCTTCTTTGCGACCGCGAAACGCAAGTTCATCGTCGCCGATACCCCCGGCCACGAGGAATATACCCGCAACATGGCCACCGGCGCCTCGACCGCCGATCTTGCCATCGTGCTGGTCGACAGCCGCCAGGGCATTCTGCCGCAGACCCGCCGGCATTCGTTCATCGCCTCGCTGCTCGGCATCCGCCATATCGTGGTGGCGATCAACAAGATCGACCTGATGGATTATTCGCAGGAGGTCTACGACAACATCGTCGCCGATTATCTGGAATTCGCGAAGGATCTCGGGTTCGAGACGATCGTGCCGATCCCGATTTCGGCGCGCTACGGCGACAATGTCACCCTGCCTTCGCAAAACATGCCGTGGTATCAGGGGCCGGCCCTGCTTGACCATCTCGAAACGGTTCCGGTCGCCTCCGATCTTGCCGAAAAGCCGTTCCGGATGCCGGTGCAGCTCGTCGTCCGCCCCAACCTCAATTTCCGCGGCTTTGCCGGACAGATCGCGTCCGGCCGGGTTGCCGTCGGCGATCGGGTCACGGTCGCCAAGTCCGGAAAGTCCTCGACGATCCGCCAGATCGCGACCATGGACGGCGATCTCGACAGCGCCGAGGCCGGGCAGGCGGTGACGCTTGCGCTCGATGACGAGATCGAGGTCTCGCGCGGCAATATTCTGGTGGCTCCCGATGGCCGGCCAGACGTTGCTGACCAGTTTCAGGCGAAGATCATATGGTTCGATGCAGAGGCGATGATCCCCGGCCGTTCCTATATCCTGCGGACCGAGGCCGACCAGACGCCGGCGACGATAACCGCCCTCAAATATCAGGTGAACATCAACACTTTCGCCCATGAGGCGGCCAAGGCGCTCCACATGAATGAAGTCGGGGTGTGCAACATCTCGACCCAGGCGCCGATCGTGTTCGATGCCTATGCGGACAACCGCGCCACCGGCAATTTCGTGATCATCGACCGGATTTCCAACAAGACCGTCGGCGCCGGCATGATCGATTTCGCGCTGCGCCGGGCGCAAAATGTCCACTGGCAGGCGGTCGAGGTCAACAAGAAGGCTCATGCCGATCTGAAAGCCCAGACGCCGGCGGTGCTGTGGTTCACCGGACTTTCGGGCTCGGGCAAATCGACGGTCGCCAACGCGCTGGAAAAGATCCTTCACGCCAAGGGCAAGCACACCTACCTGCTTGACGGCGACAATGTCCGCCACGGCCTCAACCGCGATCTCGGTTTCACCGCCGAGGACCGGGTCGAGAATATCCGTCGCGTGGCCGAGGTGGCCAGGCTCATGGCCGATGCCGGACTGGTCGTGCTGGTGTCCTTCATCTCGCCGTTCCGCTCCGAACGGCGGTTCGCGCGCGAGATGATGGATGATGGCGAGTTCATCGAGATTTTCATCGACACCCCGATCGAAGTCTGCGCCGAGCGGGACCCGAAGGGGCTCTACAGAAAGGCACAGGCCGGCGAGATCGCCAATTTCACCGGCATATCCTCGCCTTACGAAGCGCCGGAAAACGCCGAACTTCACCTTCACACCGTCGGCCACGATCCCTTCGAGCTGGCAAGCCGGATCGAGGAATTCCTCACCAATCGGGAGACGGGGGAATGA
- a CDS encoding TRAP transporter substrate-binding protein, producing MRISVKGLLTALIACMATAAQAEPVTLKLATGAQDSTIWARQAQAYAQKVEELSDGQVKIEIFYAGQLGSMGDTLTSALSGRIDMWSGSLPILSGIVPEFDTLMFPFMFDSDEQTVCVVPKLTETARKAAGRKFHLLTFAPVEHQAMVGSVPLVSPDLLKGKKVRSAPSRSSINFFQSIGATPLPLPAEDTPSAASTHLVDAVNFGLSYAMASGLTETLPVYTRADVLFSLGAVIMSPRSWAKLDDQQKAALTDALSVMEFDAKLQEIDAFEKIMSEKLTQTGGTIVHLTPEQEQLWKDAAHATWDKSLSELSGDATGFFEAVQTAKADCGS from the coding sequence ATGAGGATTTCTGTCAAAGGGCTGCTGACCGCCCTTATCGCCTGCATGGCGACCGCGGCGCAGGCCGAACCGGTAACGCTGAAACTGGCGACCGGCGCTCAGGACTCGACGATCTGGGCGAGGCAGGCGCAGGCCTATGCCCAAAAAGTCGAAGAGCTTTCCGACGGTCAGGTCAAGATCGAGATATTCTACGCCGGACAGCTTGGCTCAATGGGCGACACCCTGACAAGCGCCTTGAGCGGCAGGATCGATATGTGGTCGGGATCATTGCCGATCCTGTCCGGCATCGTGCCCGAGTTTGATACGCTGATGTTCCCGTTCATGTTCGACAGCGACGAACAGACCGTGTGCGTGGTTCCCAAGCTGACCGAAACGGCCCGGAAGGCGGCGGGGAGGAAATTTCACTTGCTCACCTTTGCTCCTGTCGAGCATCAGGCCATGGTCGGATCCGTGCCGCTGGTGTCGCCGGATCTCCTGAAGGGCAAGAAGGTGCGCAGCGCCCCCTCCAGATCTTCGATCAACTTCTTCCAGTCGATCGGCGCCACGCCCCTGCCCTTGCCGGCCGAAGACACCCCCTCCGCGGCAAGCACGCATCTGGTGGACGCGGTGAACTTCGGACTGAGCTATGCGATGGCGTCCGGGCTGACCGAGACCCTGCCCGTCTATACCCGGGCGGACGTGCTGTTCAGTCTGGGAGCGGTGATCATGTCGCCGCGGAGCTGGGCCAAGCTCGACGATCAGCAGAAGGCCGCCCTGACCGACGCCCTGTCGGTGATGGAATTCGACGCCAAGCTGCAGGAAATCGATGCCTTTGAGAAAATAATGTCGGAGAAGCTTACGCAAACCGGCGGCACGATCGTCCACCTGACGCCTGAGCAGGAGCAGCTCTGGAAGGATGCGGCGCACGCCACCTGGGACAAATCCCTGAGCGAACTGAGTGGCGATGCCACCGGGTTTTTCGAAGCCGTCCAGACCGCAAAGGCTGACTGTGGATCATGA